ATCTTGCTCTCGCGCACGGATCGCGTCGGCGACCTGATCCTGTCCACGCCCGCGATCGCCTCGGTGCGGCGCTCGTTCCCCGGCGCGCACGTCACGCTGGCGTGCTCGCGCTACAACGCGGTCGTTGTCGACCGCTCGCCCGACGTCGACGAGCTCGCGACCGTGCCGCTCGGCGTGACGCCGGAGGCGTTCGGCAGCCGCTTTCGCGACGTGGACTTGGCAGTCGCGCTCGCGCCGCGCGACCTCGACCACCGCATCGTCGCGGCGACGCGCGCGCGCAAGCGCGTCGGCTACACCTACACCACGCGCTACCTCGCGCGGCTGCTGCTGCACACGAAGCTGACCGACGTCGTGCTGAGCGAAGCCGACCCGGCGACCGCCGAGCGCCATCCGGAGCGCACGGTCGCGCACGAGGTCGATCAAGTCCTCGCCGTCGCGGCCGCGGCGGGCGCGCGGGCGCTCGTCCACGACCTCGTTCTGCCGGTCACGGACGAAGACCGGGCCGCGGTCGCCGATCTGCCCCAGGGGCCGATCGTCGTCCAGCTCGGCCGCCGCTGGACCGAGGCCGGCTCGACGACGGAGAGCTGCCTGCAGCTTTTCCGCGAGCTGCGGGCGCTCGGCCGCCCGCTCGTCGCCACCTACGGCGAGGACGCGCGGGCGCTCGGGGAGACGGTCGCCCGGGCCGGCGTCGCCGACGCCGTCCGGGGCAACCTGCCGTTTCACGTCTGGGCCGCGGTCTTCGAGCGCGCGCGCTGCGTCGTCACCGTCGACACCGGCGCGACCCACGTCGCGAGCGCCGTCAGGGTCCCGACCGTCGTCGTCTTCGAGGACAAGTGGTTTCGCCTGGCGTCGCAGGAATGGTCGCCGTACCGGGTGCCGAACGCGGTTCTGCGCAAAC
The sequence above is a segment of the Candidatus Eremiobacterota bacterium genome. Coding sequences within it:
- a CDS encoding glycosyltransferase family 9 protein — translated: MKILLSRTDRVGDLILSTPAIASVRRSFPGAHVTLACSRYNAVVVDRSPDVDELATVPLGVTPEAFGSRFRDVDLAVALAPRDLDHRIVAATRARKRVGYTYTTRYLARLLLHTKLTDVVLSEADPATAERHPERTVAHEVDQVLAVAAAAGARALVHDLVLPVTDEDRAAVADLPQGPIVVQLGRRWTEAGSTTESCLQLFRELRALGRPLVATYGEDARALGETVARAGVADAVRGNLPFHVWAAVFERARCVVTVDTGATHVASAVRVPTVVVFEDKWFRLASQEWSPYRVPNAVLRKPPDESDASLRASRAEIVAAVASLL